One segment of Verrucomicrobiota bacterium DNA contains the following:
- a CDS encoding BON domain-containing protein produces MKKNNLLALLVASSVLLVNPASLRASDTDDRIESSFGKTHVYKTYLKHDSIKAESKDGVVTLTGTVAKDSHKTLAEDTVAGLPGVTSVENRLKVKGECPAEHSDGWLGLKVETALLFHRNVSTTKTDVDVKDGVATLTGEATSEAQKELTGEYAKDVEGIKEVKNKMTVVASPAKPAETIGEKIDDASITAQVKSSLVAHHSTSAMKTKVTTTDGVVTVSGVAKNDAEKSLVTKLVTDIDGVTNVINNMTIAVPVASN; encoded by the coding sequence ATGAAAAAAAACAACCTGCTCGCGCTACTCGTAGCCTCGAGCGTCCTGTTAGTCAACCCGGCGTCCCTGCGCGCCTCCGACACCGATGACCGCATTGAGTCCTCGTTCGGAAAAACCCATGTGTACAAAACGTACCTCAAGCATGATTCGATCAAGGCCGAGTCCAAGGACGGAGTCGTCACCCTGACCGGAACGGTCGCCAAGGATTCCCATAAAACCCTGGCCGAAGACACCGTGGCAGGCTTGCCCGGCGTCACCAGTGTGGAAAATCGTCTGAAGGTCAAAGGCGAATGCCCAGCGGAACACTCGGACGGCTGGCTCGGCCTCAAAGTGGAAACCGCGCTCCTATTCCATCGCAACGTGAGCACCACGAAGACCGATGTGGATGTGAAAGACGGCGTCGCCACCTTGACCGGCGAAGCCACCAGCGAAGCGCAAAAGGAACTGACCGGCGAATATGCCAAGGATGTCGAGGGTATCAAAGAGGTGAAAAACAAGATGACGGTGGTGGCGTCCCCGGCCAAACCGGCTGAGACAATCGGCGAGAAGATTGACGACGCCTCGATCACGGCACAGGTCAAATCCTCATTGGTGGCGCATCATTCCACGAGCGCGATGAAAACCAAGGTCACGACGACGGATGGCGTGGTCACGGTGAGCGGTGTCGCCAAAAATGACGCCGAAAAGAGCTTGGTCACCAAGCTTGTCACGGACATTGACGGCGTGACTAACGTGATTAACAACATGACCATCGCGGTACCGGTGGCCAGCAACTGA
- a CDS encoding SEC-C metal-binding domain-containing protein, whose amino-acid sequence MNPEIREFIGRSAYCQREVRTLAGMLPADNAALDALIGETVVTSDQREFLFLVMAALSAGRPVSARHLALGTVLIPDPWTLGGIVTHMQGDIATPLVEAVRNVFLPPNIVANALFLAAHWHEEHSGGKLPGPLIGAARVAVRNKTNGQADWALLHAVALISGDEGLYTLVLENRGLKKGDATLEEWNKGVKKLGDNTLDIWRRDPIGLVPEKHQAELATANTMRRAVSRIGRNEPCPCGSGKKYKHCCIEKDQERLRHSTEIAGMTEAELHANPEPFLTAVRIEQYQGHEVARFDPRKIAPGLHVDFLAKLCRCKLLDAVVEAMEKLGYRDELKEPWEQISLRVARAGRKDLVERMMKLNPEGGTKTHDGHLLLMMAEADPVALNNHLMESVQRMLADDEVKELSNFAWALLQSRLCPLGILVARSLIPILPQQDAARLLTDILVARDLLLLPPDEPFSDIMDKRFLDQRPDEGKDAEALREALRKLDAKVQEVQRYKESVQRLQKEVARREQLATTSATTVIAPKAPVDAKALEELRQKVQTLKSSLKERHQERNTLRQELQKAHTDLDSLRQKAAAPVPAGNGPETDREEDWLLPQDAPENQPVRVIEFPRNFQDSLASLPRSVARGTLTMLGRLAAGEPAAFVGAVRLKACPGIMRHRIGIDFRLLFRLLPDRVQVVDLIPRQDLERKIKTLV is encoded by the coding sequence ATGAATCCTGAGATTCGTGAATTTATTGGGCGGTCGGCTTATTGCCAACGCGAAGTGCGCACGCTGGCAGGGATGTTGCCCGCAGACAATGCGGCGCTGGACGCTTTGATTGGAGAGACGGTTGTGACGAGCGATCAACGGGAGTTTCTGTTCCTTGTCATGGCCGCCTTGTCCGCCGGGCGGCCGGTGTCAGCACGGCATCTGGCGCTTGGGACGGTGCTGATCCCCGACCCGTGGACTTTGGGAGGCATCGTCACTCACATGCAGGGGGACATCGCCACACCACTGGTGGAGGCGGTGCGGAATGTGTTTTTACCGCCGAATATCGTGGCGAATGCGTTGTTCCTGGCGGCACACTGGCATGAGGAGCACAGCGGTGGAAAGCTGCCAGGGCCGCTGATCGGGGCGGCGCGCGTAGCGGTGCGGAACAAGACCAACGGGCAGGCGGACTGGGCACTGCTGCACGCGGTGGCATTGATCAGTGGGGATGAGGGACTGTACACGCTGGTTTTGGAAAATCGGGGTTTGAAGAAAGGTGACGCAACGCTGGAGGAATGGAATAAGGGGGTGAAAAAGCTGGGGGACAATACGCTCGATATCTGGCGCAGAGATCCGATCGGGCTGGTGCCGGAAAAGCATCAAGCGGAACTGGCGACCGCAAATACCATGCGGCGGGCGGTGTCGCGCATTGGCCGGAATGAACCCTGCCCCTGCGGGAGCGGGAAAAAGTACAAGCACTGCTGCATTGAAAAGGATCAGGAGCGCCTGCGGCACTCCACGGAAATCGCGGGGATGACCGAGGCGGAATTACACGCGAACCCGGAGCCGTTTTTAACGGCGGTCAGGATTGAACAATACCAAGGTCACGAAGTGGCCCGTTTCGACCCGCGCAAGATTGCGCCCGGCCTGCACGTTGATTTTCTGGCCAAGCTCTGCCGCTGCAAGTTGCTTGATGCCGTCGTGGAAGCGATGGAGAAACTTGGCTACCGCGATGAGCTCAAAGAGCCGTGGGAGCAGATTTCATTACGCGTGGCACGCGCGGGACGGAAGGACCTCGTGGAGCGGATGATGAAGTTGAATCCGGAAGGCGGGACGAAAACCCATGACGGCCACCTGCTGCTCATGATGGCAGAAGCCGACCCTGTGGCGCTGAACAATCATCTCATGGAGTCAGTCCAGCGAATGCTGGCCGATGACGAAGTCAAGGAACTTTCCAACTTTGCCTGGGCACTGCTTCAGTCGAGGCTCTGTCCACTGGGCATCCTGGTGGCGCGGAGCCTGATTCCCATTCTTCCCCAGCAGGATGCCGCCCGGCTGTTGACCGATATTTTGGTGGCGCGCGATTTATTGCTGCTACCACCGGACGAGCCGTTCAGCGACATCATGGACAAACGGTTTCTGGACCAGCGCCCGGATGAGGGCAAGGATGCCGAGGCATTGCGTGAAGCGCTACGGAAGCTCGACGCAAAGGTGCAGGAGGTGCAGCGGTACAAAGAATCTGTTCAGCGCCTGCAAAAGGAGGTGGCGCGCCGCGAGCAACTGGCAACGACTTCCGCCACGACGGTGATCGCGCCCAAAGCACCCGTGGACGCCAAGGCGCTGGAAGAATTGCGCCAGAAGGTGCAAACGCTCAAGTCATCACTCAAGGAGCGGCACCAGGAGCGGAATACATTACGGCAGGAATTGCAAAAAGCGCATACCGACTTGGATTCGTTACGCCAGAAAGCGGCAGCACCGGTTCCCGCTGGGAACGGGCCGGAAACGGATCGCGAAGAGGATTGGTTACTGCCGCAGGACGCGCCGGAAAACCAGCCGGTGCGGGTCATCGAGTTTCCGCGCAATTTTCAGGATTCATTGGCAAGTTTGCCACGCTCAGTCGCGCGGGGAACGTTGACGATGCTGGGTCGGCTGGCGGCGGGCGAGCCGGCGGCATTTGTGGGCGCGGTGCGACTCAAGGCGTGCCCGGGCATCATGCGGCATCGAATCGGGATTGATTTCCGGCTGTTGTTCCGGCTGCTGCCGGATCGGGTGCAGGTGGTGGATTTGATTCCCCGGCAGGATTTGGAGCGAAAGATCAAGACGCTGGTGTGA
- a CDS encoding response regulator codes for MKTENEVEILLVEDNPSDVELTLHTLKKNRLANNIHVVRDGAEALDFLFCRGAYASRSPNHPPKVVLLDLKLPKVDGMEVLRQIRGDARMRLLPVVIMTSSREERDVIESYKLGVNSYIVKPMDFDQFSESVRQVGYYWLLLNQPPIL; via the coding sequence ATGAAAACCGAAAACGAAGTCGAAATCCTGCTGGTGGAAGACAACCCCAGCGACGTCGAGTTAACCCTGCACACGCTGAAGAAAAATCGCCTCGCCAACAACATCCACGTGGTCCGCGACGGCGCGGAGGCACTCGACTTCCTCTTCTGCCGGGGCGCGTATGCAAGCCGGAGTCCCAACCACCCGCCCAAAGTGGTCCTGCTCGATTTAAAGTTGCCGAAGGTGGACGGTATGGAAGTGCTCCGGCAAATCCGCGGTGACGCGCGGATGCGGTTGTTGCCGGTGGTGATCATGACCTCCTCGCGGGAGGAGCGCGACGTGATCGAAAGCTACAAGCTGGGGGTCAACAGCTACATTGTAAAGCCCATGGACTTCGACCAGTTCAGCGAGTCCGTGCGCCAGGTGGGCTATTACTGGCTGCTGCTGAACCAGCCGCCCATCCTCTGA
- a CDS encoding DUF3185 domain-containing protein — protein sequence MNPKTIIAVILVTLGIVVLAYSGITFKTPGKPIEFLGMHVETTHSHFIPPVVGALALVGGIVLLVVKPRQI from the coding sequence ATGAATCCCAAGACCATTATTGCCGTCATCCTGGTGACGCTCGGCATTGTGGTGCTCGCTTATTCGGGCATCACCTTCAAGACTCCGGGGAAACCGATTGAGTTCCTCGGTATGCATGTGGAAACCACCCACAGCCACTTTATCCCGCCGGTCGTCGGCGCCTTGGCGCTCGTTGGCGGGATCGTGTTGCTGGTGGTGAAACCCCGGCAGATCTAG
- a CDS encoding glucoamylase family protein, producing MAARQLRDWMAQQARPHPVASDPPLRAELFSLEQLGRHAQALAAQHQVVLRRGSHTLLARLDQNEQILKNYNRSTYAADQTRRVTHAAEWLLDNFYLIEEQIQMARRHLPLGYSRELSRLLTGPSAGLPRVYDLVLELISHVDAQIDAESLRAFVAAYQTVSALKMGELWAVPIMLRLALIENLRRVTARLVVARHDRDLADLWVNRLQDMAEKHPSHLVVVVADMAKAELSLSSAFVAEFCQRLSRQNPVVHLARSWLEQRLTEQGLSIEALVHQESQNQAADQVSISHTIISLRFLGALDWRDFVEELSVVEQTLRTDPARVYGTMDFATRDRYRHAVEALARHSHISETDVARRAIGFAEDAAREHGRAARTAHVGYYLIDKGQAPLERAIVVRWPWRTGLERGVRRFPMVVYAGGISLLTALGTFGLVQQALALEVAGWRLIFFIPIFLLCASQLAVALLNWLSTLLVLPHLLPRLDYSAGIAPECRTMVAVPTLLTSASGIAQLIETIEIHYLANRDSNLFFALLTDFRDAPAESMPEDGALLQRVQAGIELLNQKYQSDRPGIFFLFHRPRRWNAVENLWMGYERKRGKLTEFNAVLRGGARDCFSVIIGDPALFPGIKFVITLDTDTQLPREAARQLVGTIAHPLNRPQFDAVRGIVTEGYSILQPRVGVSLPSAGRSWFVKLFAGDVGIDPYTRAVSDVYQDLFQEGSFIGKGIYDVDAFQQALRGRFPENAVLSHDLIEACHARSALVSDVEFYEEYPARYNTDINRRHRWIRGDWQIAQWLLPRVPGPDARRIANPLSGLSQWKIFDNLRRSLIPAALMLLLLGNWMLLPELGGIGPLLVLVIVGLPGVLSSVIEVFRKPEELPLRLHLRGMVGSCGRQLGQALLTFAFLPYDAFISLDAIGRTLLRLFITRKRLLEWQTAGDSERAAGADLKAFCVTMWIAPAVALASGCFLAVMQPGQLLLAAPILVLWLSAPWIAWRISQPITPLVPVLKAEQWAFLGQTARKTWRFFETFVSARENWLPPDNYQEEPGPVIATRTSPTNMGLALLANLAACDFGYLPVSQLLLRTRNTFASMQRLERYRGHFYNWYETRQLKPLLPLYISSVDSGNLAGHLLTLGAGLGELPGQPILPSRLFPGLRDTVSILRELDGKNPALKSLDAELADAPATLSAGFALLRRVSDQATRMAAALSPEAGDELQWWAQALARDCREHLEDLTFLAPWLASHCGMRNAECGTNRQHLTPPPGSLEEKLAGLNQHPTLREVAELDRTLSPLIEAALQESAGGVSPSPDEASARLAEWLRCLREGGDHARQRLLALTALVKQCGELAAMDFTFLFDPVRDLFAIGYNVTERRLDPGFYDLLASEARLCSYVAIAQGQVAQKHWFSLGRLLVAARGEPVLVSWGGSLFEYLMPLLVMPNYENTLLDQSYQGAVAQQIAYGRLHGVPWGVSESGYNRTDVELNYQYRAFGVPGLGLKRGLGEDLVIAPYASLMALMVAPREACENLERLAAEGRAGAYGFYEAVDYTPARLPPGQTSVTI from the coding sequence ATGGCAGCGCGACAGTTGCGGGATTGGATGGCGCAGCAGGCGCGTCCGCATCCCGTCGCGAGCGACCCGCCATTGCGGGCGGAGTTGTTCAGCCTCGAACAACTGGGACGTCATGCCCAGGCGCTGGCGGCGCAGCATCAGGTCGTCCTGCGGCGCGGCTCCCATACCCTGCTGGCCCGGCTGGACCAAAACGAGCAGATCCTTAAAAACTACAACCGCTCGACCTACGCCGCCGATCAAACCCGGCGCGTCACCCACGCCGCCGAGTGGCTGCTGGATAACTTCTACCTGATCGAAGAGCAGATTCAAATGGCCCGGCGGCATCTCCCCCTGGGCTATAGCCGGGAGCTGTCCCGCCTCCTGACCGGCCCTTCCGCCGGCCTTCCCCGCGTGTATGACTTGGTGCTCGAGTTAATTTCGCACGTGGACGCGCAGATTGACGCCGAATCGTTGCGCGCCTTCGTCGCGGCTTACCAAACGGTGTCCGCCTTGAAAATGGGCGAGCTGTGGGCGGTGCCGATTATGCTGCGGCTGGCGCTGATTGAGAATCTGCGCCGGGTCACCGCCCGCCTGGTGGTCGCCCGGCATGATCGCGACCTCGCGGACTTGTGGGTGAACCGCTTGCAGGACATGGCGGAGAAGCATCCGTCGCACCTCGTCGTCGTGGTGGCGGATATGGCGAAGGCGGAACTGTCCCTGTCCAGCGCATTCGTCGCGGAGTTCTGCCAGCGCTTATCCCGCCAAAACCCGGTGGTCCACCTGGCGCGGAGCTGGCTCGAACAGCGGCTCACGGAGCAAGGGCTGTCCATCGAGGCGCTCGTGCATCAGGAGAGCCAGAACCAGGCGGCCGACCAAGTGTCCATCAGCCACACCATTATCAGCCTGCGCTTCCTCGGCGCCCTGGATTGGCGGGATTTTGTGGAGGAGCTGAGCGTGGTGGAGCAGACGTTGCGCACGGATCCGGCGCGGGTTTATGGCACGATGGATTTTGCCACACGCGATCGCTACCGTCATGCAGTGGAGGCCCTCGCCCGGCATAGCCATATATCCGAGACCGACGTCGCGCGTCGTGCCATCGGATTCGCCGAGGACGCCGCGCGGGAGCACGGGCGCGCGGCGCGCACCGCCCACGTGGGCTACTACCTGATTGACAAAGGGCAGGCACCCTTGGAGCGCGCCATCGTCGTGCGCTGGCCGTGGCGGACTGGCCTTGAACGTGGGGTGCGCCGGTTCCCGATGGTCGTCTATGCCGGCGGCATCAGCCTGCTGACCGCGCTCGGGACGTTCGGGTTGGTGCAGCAGGCCCTGGCTCTGGAGGTCGCGGGCTGGCGGCTCATTTTCTTCATCCCCATCTTCCTGCTGTGCGCCAGCCAACTGGCAGTCGCGCTGCTCAATTGGCTATCCACGCTGCTCGTGCTGCCCCACCTGCTCCCCCGCCTGGATTACTCCGCCGGCATCGCGCCCGAATGCCGCACCATGGTGGCCGTGCCCACCCTGCTGACCAGTGCCAGCGGCATTGCCCAGCTCATTGAAACCATCGAGATTCATTACCTGGCGAACCGGGATTCAAACCTGTTCTTCGCGCTGCTGACGGATTTCCGCGATGCGCCGGCGGAGAGCATGCCGGAAGACGGGGCGCTGCTGCAGCGGGTGCAGGCCGGCATCGAACTGCTGAACCAAAAATACCAATCCGACCGACCCGGCATCTTCTTTCTGTTCCACCGGCCGCGCCGCTGGAACGCGGTGGAAAACCTTTGGATGGGTTATGAACGCAAGCGGGGCAAGCTGACGGAGTTCAATGCGGTGCTGCGTGGCGGAGCGCGAGACTGCTTTTCGGTGATCATTGGTGATCCGGCACTCTTTCCGGGCATTAAATTTGTCATCACGCTGGACACGGATACCCAACTGCCGCGCGAGGCCGCCCGTCAGTTGGTGGGGACGATTGCCCATCCGCTGAACCGGCCCCAGTTCGATGCGGTGCGCGGGATTGTCACCGAGGGCTACAGCATTTTGCAGCCGCGCGTGGGCGTGAGCCTGCCCAGCGCCGGTCGCTCCTGGTTTGTGAAACTGTTTGCGGGCGACGTCGGCATTGACCCCTACACGCGGGCGGTTTCGGACGTCTATCAGGATCTGTTCCAGGAAGGCTCCTTCATCGGGAAAGGAATTTACGATGTGGACGCGTTCCAGCAAGCCTTGCGGGGCCGCTTTCCGGAAAACGCGGTGCTGAGTCACGATTTGATCGAAGCGTGCCATGCCCGCTCGGCGCTCGTCAGCGATGTGGAGTTTTACGAGGAATATCCCGCGCGCTACAACACCGACATCAACCGGCGGCACCGTTGGATTCGCGGCGACTGGCAGATTGCCCAGTGGCTGTTGCCCCGGGTTCCGGGGCCGGATGCCCGGCGCATCGCCAACCCGCTCTCCGGCCTGTCGCAATGGAAGATTTTCGACAACCTGCGGCGCAGCCTGATCCCGGCGGCGCTGATGCTTTTATTGCTCGGCAACTGGATGTTGCTGCCGGAACTGGGCGGCATCGGGCCGCTGCTGGTGCTGGTGATCGTTGGGCTGCCCGGCGTGTTATCGTCGGTCATCGAAGTGTTTCGCAAGCCGGAGGAACTGCCGCTGCGGCTGCATCTGCGGGGCATGGTCGGATCGTGCGGCCGCCAGCTCGGTCAGGCATTGCTCACCTTCGCGTTTTTACCGTACGACGCGTTTATCAGCCTGGATGCCATCGGGCGGACGCTGCTGCGGTTGTTCATCACCCGCAAACGCCTCCTGGAATGGCAAACGGCCGGCGATTCTGAACGCGCGGCCGGCGCGGATCTGAAGGCGTTTTGTGTGACCATGTGGATCGCACCGGCCGTCGCGCTGGCGAGCGGGTGTTTCCTGGCCGTAATGCAGCCCGGCCAGTTGCTGCTGGCGGCGCCCATCCTGGTTCTTTGGCTGAGCGCGCCGTGGATCGCCTGGCGGATCAGCCAGCCGATCACCCCGCTGGTGCCTGTGCTGAAGGCCGAACAATGGGCGTTCCTCGGCCAGACCGCGCGCAAGACCTGGCGTTTTTTTGAAACCTTTGTCTCCGCCCGGGAAAACTGGCTGCCGCCGGACAACTATCAGGAAGAGCCGGGGCCGGTCATTGCCACGCGCACTTCGCCCACGAACATGGGGCTGGCGTTGCTGGCCAACCTGGCGGCCTGCGACTTCGGCTATCTGCCGGTCAGCCAACTGCTGTTGCGCACCCGGAACACCTTCGCCTCCATGCAGCGCCTGGAGCGGTACCGAGGCCATTTCTATAACTGGTATGAGACGCGCCAACTCAAGCCGCTGCTCCCGCTCTACATCTCCAGTGTGGACAGCGGCAATCTCGCGGGGCATCTGCTGACCCTCGGCGCCGGCTTGGGAGAACTCCCTGGCCAGCCCATTCTCCCGTCCCGGCTTTTTCCCGGCCTGCGCGACACCGTGTCCATTCTGCGCGAACTGGATGGCAAAAATCCCGCGCTGAAAAGTCTGGACGCCGAGTTGGCGGACGCGCCGGCCACGCTCAGCGCCGGGTTTGCGTTGCTGCGCCGGGTGTCGGACCAGGCTACCCGGATGGCCGCCGCCCTGAGCCCCGAAGCGGGAGACGAATTGCAATGGTGGGCCCAGGCCCTGGCGCGGGATTGCCGGGAGCATTTGGAGGATTTGACCTTCCTGGCGCCGTGGCTGGCTTCGCATTGCGGAATGCGGAATGCGGAATGCGGAACTAACAGGCAACACCTCACGCCGCCGCCTGGCAGTCTCGAGGAAAAGCTCGCCGGGCTCAACCAGCACCCCACGTTGCGCGAGGTGGCGGAGTTGGACCGCACATTGAGTCCCTTGATCGAAGCGGCGCTGCAAGAGAGCGCCGGGGGCGTTTCCCCCTCTCCCGATGAGGCGAGCGCCCGGCTCGCGGAATGGTTGCGCTGTTTGCGCGAAGGCGGCGACCATGCCCGCCAGCGCCTGCTCGCGTTAACGGCCTTGGTCAAGCAATGCGGTGAGTTGGCGGCGATGGATTTCACCTTTTTGTTCGATCCGGTGCGGGATTTGTTTGCCATCGGATACAACGTCACCGAACGCCGACTCGACCCGGGTTTTTATGATCTGTTGGCTTCCGAGGCGCGGCTGTGCAGTTACGTCGCCATCGCCCAGGGACAGGTGGCGCAAAAGCACTGGTTCTCGCTGGGCCGGCTGTTGGTCGCGGCACGGGGCGAGCCGGTGCTGGTCTCCTGGGGCGGGTCGCTGTTTGAATACCTGATGCCGCTGCTGGTCATGCCCAACTACGAAAACACGTTGCTCGATCAATCGTATCAGGGGGCCGTGGCGCAACAAATCGCGTATGGTCGGCTGCACGGTGTGCCGTGGGGTGTTTCCGAATCCGGCTACAATCGGACAGACGTGGAACTGAACTATCAATATCGCGCTTTTGGAGTGCCGGGACTGGGTTTGAAGCGCGGCTTGGGGGAGGATCTGGTCATCGCGCCGTATGCTTCCCTGATGGCGCTGATGGTTGCGCCCCGGGAAGCGTGCGAAAACCTGGAACGCCTGGCCGCCGAGGGGCGCGCGGGCGCGTATGGTTTTTACGAGGCGGTGGATTACACCCCGGCGCGTCTGCCGCCCGGCCAGACCAGTGTCACCATCTGA
- a CDS encoding PAS domain S-box protein: MTSNEIPPAEEGHNLGVTERQRTAEALRTSEVRYRRLFESAKDGILILDAVTGMVVDVNPFLIKLLGFSHAEFLGKKIWELGFFKDIVANQANFAELQQKEYVRYEDKPLQTEDGRRIEVEFVSNVYLVNHHKVIQCNIRDISERKRSAEALRASEVRYRRLFEAARDGILILDAETGMIVDVNPFLIEMLGFSHEVFLGKKIWELGFFKDIVANQDNFAELQQKEYIRYEDKPLETADGRRIEVEFVSNVYVVNHRRVIQCNIRDISERKRAEAEVHRLNAGLEQRVQDRTAELQTANKELEAFSYSVSHDLRAPLRAVDGFSRILVDEYAPQLPAEAQRYLGLIRSNTLQMGHLVDDLLALSRLNRQAMTAETIAPAELVQAALELLRGEQAGRHVTITVGELPTCRGDRGLLKQVFVNLISNALKFTRQRDPAIIEIGCRCQAGEAVFFVRDNGAGFDMRYVHKLFGVFQRLHRAEEYEGTGIGLAIVQRMVHRHGGRVWAEGEVDHGATFYFTLNPEPRKP, from the coding sequence ATGACAAGCAACGAAATTCCTCCGGCTGAAGAGGGGCATAATCTCGGCGTCACGGAGCGCCAGCGGACGGCGGAGGCGCTACGCACCTCGGAGGTCCGCTATCGCCGGCTCTTCGAGTCGGCCAAAGACGGCATTTTGATCCTGGATGCCGTCACCGGGATGGTCGTGGATGTGAATCCGTTCTTGATCAAGCTGCTGGGCTTCTCACACGCGGAATTCCTGGGTAAAAAAATCTGGGAACTGGGCTTTTTCAAGGACATCGTCGCCAACCAGGCCAACTTCGCGGAACTCCAACAAAAGGAATACGTCCGTTACGAAGACAAACCGTTGCAAACCGAAGACGGCCGGCGCATCGAGGTCGAATTCGTCAGCAACGTCTATCTGGTAAATCACCACAAGGTCATCCAGTGCAATATCCGCGACATCTCCGAGCGCAAACGGAGCGCGGAGGCGTTACGCGCTTCGGAGGTCCGCTATCGCCGGTTGTTCGAGGCGGCGCGCGACGGCATCTTGATTCTGGATGCCGAGACCGGGATGATTGTGGATGTGAATCCATTCTTGATCGAGATGTTGGGTTTTTCGCACGAGGTATTTCTCGGCAAGAAAATCTGGGAACTGGGCTTCTTCAAAGACATCGTCGCCAACCAGGACAACTTTGCGGAACTCCAGCAAAAGGAATATATCCGTTACGAAGATAAACCGTTGGAAACCGCTGACGGCCGACGGATCGAGGTCGAATTCGTCAGCAACGTCTATGTGGTGAACCACCGCCGGGTGATCCAGTGTAACATCCGTGACATCTCCGAGCGCAAGCGGGCCGAGGCGGAAGTCCACCGGCTCAATGCCGGACTGGAGCAACGCGTCCAGGACCGCACCGCCGAACTGCAAACGGCCAACAAAGAACTGGAGGCGTTCAGTTATTCCGTCTCGCATGATTTGCGCGCGCCCTTGCGGGCCGTGGACGGTTTTTCGCGCATCCTGGTGGATGAATACGCGCCCCAACTGCCGGCTGAAGCGCAACGCTACCTTGGCTTGATCCGCTCGAACACGCTGCAAATGGGCCATCTGGTGGACGATCTGCTGGCGCTATCGCGGCTCAACCGGCAGGCGATGACCGCCGAGACCATTGCGCCGGCGGAGCTGGTGCAAGCGGCGCTCGAACTCCTGCGCGGCGAGCAGGCGGGGCGGCACGTCACGATCACAGTGGGCGAGCTGCCCACCTGCCGGGGCGACCGTGGATTGCTCAAACAGGTGTTCGTCAACCTGATCTCCAACGCGCTGAAATTCACCCGCCAACGCGATCCGGCGATCATTGAAATCGGATGCCGCTGCCAGGCCGGCGAGGCGGTCTTCTTTGTGCGCGATAACGGCGCGGGTTTTGACATGCGCTATGTCCACAAACTGTTTGGCGTGTTCCAACGCTTGCACCGGGCGGAAGAGTATGAAGGCACCGGCATTGGCCTGGCCATCGTGCAACGGATGGTCCACCGCCACGGCGGGCGCGTCTGGGCCGAAGGCGAAGTGGATCACGGCGCGACCTTTTATTTTACGCTGAACCCCGAACCTCGCAAACCATGA
- a CDS encoding PAS domain S-box protein, translating into MSTKLKVLILEDLPADAELVLHELKHGGYEPEWKRVETKADFLAELNQGWEIVLADYSLPLFDGLQALELLRERGLDIPFILVSGTLGEDNAVAAMKAGASNYVMKDKLARLGPVVERELREAVDRRAHKLADEDLKFSNAMLATQQETSIDGILVVNADDKIVSYNRRFIELWAVPPELVALKDDKPVLQFVTTKLADPPAFLERVRYLNAHQQDTSREELILKDGRVFDRYSAPMVGADGHYYGRVWNFRDITKRKQAEEQIRKQAALLDATNDAIYVCALDHTVRYWNRGAERLYGWTSAEALGRKFTDLVIMELAAFELAHAALLKEGAWTGELKQLNKAEQSLVSLCRWTLLREEQGQPEKVLAINTDIPSHRLLNQTRLRNHG; encoded by the coding sequence ATGTCAACGAAACTCAAAGTCCTGATTCTGGAAGACCTCCCCGCCGACGCGGAATTGGTCCTGCATGAGCTGAAACACGGCGGCTACGAGCCGGAGTGGAAGCGGGTCGAGACCAAGGCGGATTTCCTGGCTGAACTCAATCAAGGCTGGGAGATCGTCCTGGCCGATTACAGCCTGCCGCTATTCGATGGCTTGCAGGCGTTGGAGTTGTTGCGGGAGCGCGGGCTGGACATCCCGTTCATCCTCGTCTCCGGGACCCTCGGCGAAGACAACGCCGTCGCCGCCATGAAAGCCGGCGCGAGCAACTATGTCATGAAGGACAAGCTGGCGCGGTTAGGCCCCGTCGTCGAACGGGAATTGCGCGAGGCCGTTGATCGGCGCGCGCACAAGCTGGCCGATGAGGATCTGAAATTCAGCAATGCCATGCTGGCCACCCAACAGGAAACCTCGATTGATGGCATCCTCGTGGTCAATGCGGACGACAAGATCGTGTCGTACAACCGCCGTTTTATCGAACTGTGGGCAGTCCCGCCGGAGTTGGTCGCACTGAAAGATGACAAACCCGTGTTGCAGTTTGTGACGACCAAGCTGGCCGATCCCCCGGCGTTTCTCGAACGCGTCCGCTACCTCAACGCGCATCAGCAGGACACCAGCCGGGAGGAACTCATCCTCAAGGACGGCCGGGTGTTCGACCGCTACTCGGCGCCGATGGTCGGCGCGGACGGTCACTACTACGGCCGCGTTTGGAACTTCCGCGACATCACCAAGCGCAAGCAGGCGGAGGAACAGATTCGCAAACAGGCGGCGCTGCTGGACGCGACCAACGACGCCATCTACGTCTGCGCGCTCGACCACACGGTACGGTACTGGAACCGGGGCGCCGAGCGGCTTTACGGTTGGACCAGCGCGGAGGCGCTGGGCCGCAAGTTCACCGACCTTGTGATCATGGAGTTGGCGGCGTTTGAGCTGGCCCACGCCGCGCTGTTGAAAGAGGGCGCCTGGACGGGTGAACTAAAGCAGCTCAACAAGGCAGAACAGTCGTTGGTCAGCCTATGCCGTTGGACCTTGCTGCGGGAGGAGCAAGGGCAGCCCGAGAAAGTCCTGGCCATCAACACCGACATACCAAGCCACCGCCTCCTCAATCAAACACGGCTTCGGAATCATGGATGA